A region from the Mycolicibacterium phlei genome encodes:
- the purB gene encoding adenylosuccinate lyase: MTIPNVLANRYASEDMVAIWSPEAKVVAERRLWLAVLRAQAELGVDVPASVIEDYERVLEEVDLESIAARERVTRHDVKARIEEFNALAGHEHVHKGMTSRDLTENVEQMQIRRSLELVHAHGVAVVARLAERAVLYRDLVMAGRSHNVAAQATTLGKRFASAAEEMLVALQRLRELIDRYPLRGIKGPMGTAQDMLDLFGGDAAKLAELERRVAEFLGFTELFTSVGQVYPRSLDYDVISALVQVGAGPSSLAHTIRLMAGHELVTEGFAPGQVGSSAMPHKMNTRSCERVNGLQVVLRGYASMAAELAGAQWNEGDVFCSVVRRVALPDAFFAIDGQTETFLTVLDEFGAYPAVIQRELDRYLPFLATTRILIAAVRAGVGRETAHEVIKEHAVAVALAMREKGQEPDLLDRLAADPRLPLDRPALDAALEDKQAFTGAAGDQVDRVVAAVDQLVARYPEAAKYTSGAIL, encoded by the coding sequence GTGACGATCCCCAACGTGCTGGCCAATCGCTACGCCAGCGAGGACATGGTGGCCATCTGGTCGCCGGAGGCCAAGGTCGTCGCGGAGCGTCGGCTCTGGCTGGCGGTGCTGCGGGCGCAGGCGGAGCTCGGCGTGGATGTTCCCGCGTCGGTGATCGAGGACTACGAGCGGGTGCTGGAGGAGGTCGACCTCGAGTCGATCGCCGCGCGTGAGCGGGTGACCCGCCACGACGTCAAGGCGCGCATCGAGGAGTTCAACGCCCTGGCCGGCCACGAGCACGTGCACAAGGGCATGACCAGCCGCGACCTCACCGAGAACGTCGAGCAGATGCAGATCCGCCGCTCACTGGAGCTGGTGCACGCCCACGGGGTGGCGGTGGTGGCGCGGCTGGCCGAGCGGGCCGTGCTGTACCGCGACCTGGTGATGGCCGGGCGCTCGCACAACGTCGCCGCGCAGGCCACCACGCTGGGCAAGCGGTTCGCCTCGGCGGCCGAGGAGATGCTGGTCGCGCTGCAGCGGCTGCGCGAGCTCATCGACCGCTACCCGCTGCGCGGTATCAAGGGGCCGATGGGCACCGCCCAGGACATGCTCGACCTGTTCGGCGGCGACGCCGCCAAGCTGGCCGAGCTGGAGCGCCGGGTCGCCGAATTCCTGGGCTTCACAGAGCTTTTCACCAGCGTCGGGCAGGTGTATCCGCGGTCGCTGGACTACGACGTCATCTCGGCGTTGGTGCAGGTGGGCGCGGGCCCGTCGTCGCTGGCGCACACCATCCGGCTGATGGCCGGCCACGAACTGGTCACCGAGGGCTTCGCGCCCGGCCAGGTCGGCTCGTCGGCGATGCCGCACAAGATGAACACCCGGTCCTGCGAACGGGTCAACGGCCTGCAGGTGGTGCTACGCGGCTACGCCTCGATGGCCGCGGAGCTGGCAGGCGCGCAGTGGAACGAGGGCGACGTGTTCTGCTCGGTGGTGCGCCGGGTGGCGTTGCCCGACGCGTTCTTCGCCATCGACGGGCAGACCGAGACGTTCCTGACGGTGCTCGACGAGTTCGGCGCCTACCCCGCGGTGATCCAGCGTGAACTGGACCGCTACCTGCCGTTCCTGGCCACCACGCGGATCCTGATCGCCGCGGTGCGCGCCGGGGTCGGCCGCGAGACCGCTCACGAGGTGATCAAGGAGCACGCCGTCGCGGTGGCGCTGGCGATGCGCGAGAAGGGTCAGGAGCCCGACCTGCTCGACCGGCTGGCCGCCGACCCGCGGCTGCCGCTGGACCGGCCCGCGCTGGACGCGGCGCTGGAGGACAAACAGGCGTTCACCGGCGCGGCCGGCGACCAGGTGGACCGTGTGGTGGCCGCCGTCGACCAGCTGGTCGCCCGCTATCCCGAAGCCGCCAAGTACACCTCGGGTGCCATCTTGTGA
- a CDS encoding alpha/beta hydrolase — protein sequence MAAMPELSRRHLLRLGAGALAGAAALRWAPAGTAEPAPTYVEGSFVSAARGGVTTRWAIARPPGQTGPLRPVIALHGKGQDAAGVMAGGVEQGLAQAVAAGLPPFAVVAVDGGGGYWHRRASGEDSGAMVLDELIPMLASQGLDTSRVAFLGWSMGGYGALLLGARLGPARTAAICAVSPALWTSPGAAAPGAFDDAEDYAANSVWGLPALASIPIRIDCGTSDPFYSATKQFIAQLPNPPAGGFSPGGHNGAFWSAQLPAELAWIAPLLTA from the coding sequence ATGGCCGCCATGCCCGAGCTGAGTCGCCGTCATCTGCTGCGCCTGGGTGCCGGAGCGCTCGCCGGTGCGGCGGCGCTGCGATGGGCGCCGGCGGGCACGGCCGAACCCGCCCCCACCTACGTCGAGGGCTCGTTCGTCTCCGCGGCGCGCGGCGGTGTGACGACGCGCTGGGCGATCGCGCGTCCGCCCGGCCAGACGGGGCCGCTGCGCCCGGTCATCGCGCTGCACGGCAAGGGGCAGGACGCCGCGGGGGTGATGGCCGGCGGGGTGGAGCAGGGCCTGGCGCAGGCGGTGGCGGCGGGGCTGCCGCCGTTCGCGGTGGTGGCGGTGGACGGTGGCGGCGGCTACTGGCACCGGCGGGCCTCCGGTGAGGACTCGGGTGCGATGGTGCTCGACGAGCTGATCCCGATGCTGGCGTCGCAGGGGCTGGACACCTCGCGGGTGGCGTTCCTGGGCTGGTCGATGGGCGGCTACGGGGCGCTGCTGCTGGGCGCTCGGCTCGGCCCGGCGCGCACCGCGGCGATCTGCGCGGTCAGCCCGGCGCTGTGGACGTCGCCGGGTGCGGCCGCGCCGGGGGCGTTCGACGACGCCGAGGACTACGCGGCCAACAGCGTGTGGGGGCTGCCCGCGCTGGCGTCGATCCCGATACGGATCGACTGCGGGACAAGCGATCCGTTCTACTCGGCGACCAAGCAGTTCATCGCGCAGCTGCCCAATCCGCCCGCGGGCGGCTTCTCGCCCGGCGGGCACAACGGCGCGTTCTGGAGCGCGCAGTTGCCCGCCGAGCTGGCGTGGATCGCGCCGCTGCTGACGGCCTAG
- the purD gene encoding phosphoribosylamine--glycine ligase — MRVLVIGSGAREHALLLALKRDPEVEALAVAPGNAGTAAIADQYDVDITSGEEVAKLAKRINADLVVIGPEVPLVLGVADALRAAGIACFGPSKDAARIEGSKAFAKDVMTAAGVRTARSEVVDNPAHLDAALDRFGPPAGEQAWVVKDDGLAAGKGVVVTADREAARAHAAGLLESGHPVLLESFLDGPEVSLFSIVDGETVLPLLPAQDFKRVGDNDSGPNTGGMGAYAPLPWLPESVVTQIVEEIVKPVAAELVKRGSSFTGLLYAGLAITSKGPAVVEFNCRFGDPETQSVLALLDTPLGQLLYAAAIGDLDGEPPLRWRDGSAVTVVLAAENYPGRPRLGDVITGSEAEGVLHAGTARRDDGAIVSSGGRVLSIVGTGPDLAAAREDAYRILKTIKLPGSHYRSDIALAAAEGRISV, encoded by the coding sequence CTGCTGCTGGCTTTGAAACGTGACCCCGAAGTGGAGGCACTGGCCGTGGCGCCCGGCAACGCCGGCACCGCGGCGATCGCCGACCAGTACGACGTCGACATCACCTCCGGTGAGGAGGTGGCCAAGCTCGCCAAGCGGATCAACGCCGACCTCGTCGTCATCGGCCCCGAGGTCCCGCTGGTGCTCGGCGTCGCCGACGCCCTGCGCGCCGCGGGCATCGCCTGCTTCGGTCCGTCCAAGGACGCCGCCCGCATCGAGGGTTCCAAGGCGTTCGCCAAGGACGTGATGACCGCGGCCGGGGTGCGCACCGCGCGCAGCGAGGTCGTCGACAACCCCGCCCACCTCGACGCCGCGCTCGACCGGTTCGGTCCACCGGCCGGCGAGCAGGCCTGGGTGGTCAAGGACGACGGCCTGGCCGCCGGCAAGGGCGTCGTCGTCACCGCCGACCGCGAGGCCGCCCGCGCCCACGCCGCCGGCCTCCTCGAGTCCGGCCACCCGGTGCTGCTCGAGTCGTTCCTCGACGGCCCCGAGGTGTCCCTGTTCTCCATCGTCGACGGCGAGACCGTCCTGCCGCTGCTGCCGGCCCAGGACTTCAAACGCGTCGGCGACAACGACAGCGGACCCAACACCGGCGGCATGGGCGCCTACGCCCCGCTGCCGTGGCTGCCCGAGTCCGTCGTCACCCAGATCGTCGAGGAGATCGTCAAACCCGTCGCCGCCGAACTCGTCAAACGCGGCAGCTCGTTCACCGGCCTGCTCTACGCCGGGCTGGCCATCACCTCGAAGGGCCCCGCGGTCGTCGAGTTCAACTGCCGCTTCGGCGATCCGGAGACGCAGTCGGTGCTGGCGCTGCTGGACACCCCGCTGGGCCAGCTGCTCTACGCCGCCGCCATCGGCGACCTCGACGGGGAACCGCCGCTGCGCTGGCGGGACGGCTCCGCGGTGACCGTCGTGCTGGCCGCCGAGAACTATCCGGGCCGGCCCCGCCTCGGCGACGTCATCACCGGGTCCGAGGCCGAAGGGGTCCTGCACGCCGGCACCGCCCGCCGCGACGACGGCGCGATCGTCTCCTCCGGCGGCCGTGTGCTCTCGATCGTCGGCACCGGGCCCGACCTGGCCGCCGCCCGTGAGGACGCCTACCGCATCCTCAAGACGATCAAGCTGCCCGGCAGCCACTACCGCAGCGACATCGCGCTGGCCGCGGCCGAGGGCCGGATCAGCGTCTAG
- a CDS encoding APC family permease yields the protein MGTPEDKQPELRRVMGPGLLLLFIVGDILGTGVYALTGKVAGEVGGAAWLPFLLAFGIATVTAFSYLELVTKYPQAAGAALYAHKAFGIQFVTFLVAFVVMCSGITSAATASQAFASNLIKGFGLDWGRIGVAVIALTFMAVLAAINLRGISESVKLNVGLTVIEISGLLLVIFVGLWAFTQGSDADFSRVVMFETESERGAFVAVTAATSLAFFAMVGFEDSVNMAEETKDPVRIFPKVLLTGLSIAGVVYILVSIIAVALVPIGELQASSTPLVTVVEKAAPGLPIDEIFPFITMFAVSNTALINMLMASRLIYGMARQHVLPPALGRVHRTRHTPWVAILFTTVIAFGLILYVGAFASEDAVSVLGGTTSLLLLAVFAMVNVAVLVLRRDMKGIGAHFTTPTALPIIGFIASLYLVTPLAGRPASHYLVAGLLLVIGVVLFAITMSINRRLGITETSMDPVKLSEEPD from the coding sequence ATGGGCACACCGGAGGACAAGCAACCCGAACTTCGGCGTGTCATGGGTCCCGGCCTGCTGCTGCTGTTCATCGTCGGCGACATCCTCGGTACCGGCGTCTACGCGCTGACCGGCAAGGTCGCCGGTGAGGTCGGCGGCGCGGCGTGGCTGCCGTTCCTGCTGGCGTTCGGCATCGCGACCGTCACCGCGTTCTCCTACCTGGAACTGGTCACCAAATACCCGCAGGCCGCGGGCGCAGCGCTCTACGCGCACAAGGCATTCGGGATCCAGTTCGTCACCTTCCTGGTCGCGTTCGTGGTGATGTGCTCGGGCATCACCTCGGCGGCGACGGCGTCGCAGGCGTTCGCGTCCAACCTGATCAAGGGTTTCGGACTGGACTGGGGCCGGATCGGCGTCGCGGTGATCGCGCTGACGTTCATGGCGGTGCTGGCCGCGATCAACCTGCGCGGGATCAGCGAGAGCGTCAAGCTCAACGTCGGGCTGACCGTCATCGAGATCTCCGGGCTGCTGCTGGTCATCTTCGTCGGGCTGTGGGCGTTCACCCAGGGCAGCGACGCCGACTTCTCACGCGTCGTGATGTTCGAAACCGAATCGGAGCGAGGCGCGTTCGTCGCCGTCACCGCGGCCACCTCGCTGGCGTTCTTCGCGATGGTCGGCTTCGAGGACTCGGTCAACATGGCCGAGGAGACCAAGGACCCGGTGCGAATCTTCCCGAAGGTGCTGCTGACCGGGCTGAGCATCGCCGGCGTGGTCTACATCCTGGTGTCGATCATCGCGGTGGCGCTGGTGCCGATCGGGGAGCTGCAGGCCAGCAGCACCCCGCTGGTGACCGTCGTCGAGAAGGCCGCGCCCGGGCTGCCGATCGACGAGATCTTCCCGTTCATCACGATGTTCGCGGTGTCCAACACCGCGCTGATCAACATGCTGATGGCCAGCCGGCTGATCTACGGAATGGCCCGCCAGCATGTGCTGCCGCCGGCGCTGGGCCGGGTGCACCGCACCCGCCACACCCCGTGGGTGGCGATCCTGTTCACCACGGTCATCGCGTTCGGCCTGATCCTCTACGTCGGCGCCTTCGCCAGCGAGGACGCGGTGTCGGTGCTCGGCGGCACCACCTCGCTGCTGCTGCTGGCGGTGTTCGCGATGGTCAACGTCGCCGTGCTGGTGCTGCGCCGCGACATGAAGGGGATCGGCGCGCACTTCACGACGCCGACGGCGCTGCCGATCATCGGGTTCATCGCGTCGCTGTACCTGGTCACCCCGCTGGCCGGCCGGCCCGCATCGCACTACCTGGTCGCGGGCCTGCTGTTGGTGATCGGGGTGGTGCTGTTCGCGATCACCATGTCCATCAACAGAAGACTCGGCATCACCGAGACCAGTATGGACCCGGTCAAACTGTCCGAGGAGCCGGACTAA
- a CDS encoding cytochrome P450, with amino-acid sequence MSLAGVDLTDLDNFANGFPHELFARHRREAPVYWHEPTEHTPDGEGFWSVATYAETLAVFRDPQTFSSVTGGSRPYGGTLLQDLSIAGQVLNMMDDPRHAEIRRLVSSGLTPRMIRRVEDDLRARTHRLLDAVEPGEPFDFLVDVAAELPMQMICILLGVPESERHWLFEAIEPQFDFGGSRKASLKQLTPEEAGSRMYSYGMELIAAKRANPTDDMLSVVANASDAALSDLELYLFFSLLFSAGAETTRNAVAGGLLALIENPDQMALLRSDFELLPTAVEEMVRWTSPSPSKRRTATRDVVLGGCEIRAGQKVQIWEGSANRDETAFTDPDVFDITRKPNPHLGFGQGVHYCLGANLARLELRVLFEELLTRFSVARLAKPVEWTRSNRHTGIRHLVVELAP; translated from the coding sequence GTGAGTCTGGCCGGCGTCGACCTCACCGACCTGGACAACTTCGCGAACGGATTCCCGCACGAGCTGTTCGCGCGGCACCGGCGCGAGGCGCCGGTGTACTGGCACGAACCGACCGAGCACACCCCCGACGGCGAGGGGTTCTGGTCGGTGGCCACCTACGCCGAAACCCTTGCGGTGTTTCGTGATCCGCAGACCTTCTCGTCGGTGACCGGCGGCTCGCGGCCGTACGGCGGCACGCTGCTGCAGGACCTGTCGATCGCGGGTCAGGTGCTCAACATGATGGACGACCCGCGGCACGCCGAGATCCGGCGGCTGGTCAGCTCCGGGTTGACACCGCGGATGATCCGTCGGGTCGAGGACGACCTGCGGGCGCGGACCCACCGCCTGCTGGACGCGGTCGAACCCGGTGAACCGTTCGACTTCCTGGTCGACGTGGCCGCCGAACTGCCGATGCAGATGATCTGCATCCTGCTGGGAGTGCCGGAGTCCGAACGGCACTGGCTGTTCGAGGCGATCGAGCCGCAGTTCGACTTCGGCGGGTCGCGCAAGGCGTCGTTGAAACAGCTGACGCCAGAAGAGGCCGGCTCGCGGATGTACTCCTACGGGATGGAACTGATCGCCGCGAAACGGGCGAACCCGACCGACGACATGCTGTCGGTGGTGGCCAACGCCTCGGATGCCGCGCTGTCGGATCTCGAGTTGTACCTGTTCTTTTCGCTGTTGTTCAGCGCGGGGGCCGAGACCACCCGCAACGCCGTGGCGGGCGGGTTGCTGGCGCTGATCGAGAATCCGGACCAGATGGCTTTGCTGCGTTCGGATTTCGAGTTGCTGCCGACCGCGGTCGAGGAGATGGTGCGGTGGACGTCGCCGTCACCGTCGAAGCGGCGCACCGCGACCCGCGATGTCGTGCTGGGCGGCTGCGAGATCCGGGCCGGCCAGAAGGTGCAGATCTGGGAGGGCTCGGCCAACCGCGATGAGACGGCGTTCACCGACCCGGACGTCTTCGACATCACCCGGAAGCCGAACCCCCACCTGGGTTTCGGGCAGGGGGTGCACTACTGCCTGGGCGCCAACCTCGCGCGACTCGAACTGCGCGTGTTGTTCGAAGAACTGCTAACCCGGTTCTCGGTTGCGCGGCTGGCCAAGCCCGTCGAGTGGACACGCAGCAACCGCCACACCGGAATTCGGCATCTCGTCGTCGAATTGGCGCCCTGA
- a CDS encoding DUF559 domain-containing protein encodes MLEDLLRAHDGVITLAQAREIGMSEQSVRRRAQAGRWRRCGPGVYFADDRPFTDAARIRAAVWSFGSRACASGLAAAYWHGTTQFAPKTVEVTVPRSGNGRGRPGTRLRRRDLPPRDIVERDGLRVTALALTVLEAAVRRRDGVQLLDRALQRQVALPDLWRAQLRNKGRHGSPAARRLLRAAADGARSEAERLLVKILREAGFTGWKTNHPVAGYRVDVAFVAAKVAIEADGFAYHTDTVAFQVDRNRQNIIALHGWKVLRFTWLDLTAYPDRVIAEISAATGQIPSAEHAAQ; translated from the coding sequence GTGCTGGAAGACCTGCTGCGGGCCCATGACGGGGTCATCACGCTCGCCCAGGCCCGCGAGATCGGCATGAGCGAGCAGTCCGTCCGGCGGCGGGCACAGGCGGGCCGCTGGCGTCGCTGCGGCCCGGGTGTCTACTTCGCCGACGACAGACCGTTCACCGACGCGGCGCGGATCCGCGCGGCGGTGTGGAGCTTCGGCAGCCGGGCCTGCGCCAGCGGGCTGGCGGCGGCGTACTGGCACGGCACGACGCAGTTCGCGCCCAAGACCGTCGAGGTGACGGTGCCGAGATCGGGCAACGGCCGGGGCCGTCCCGGCACCCGGTTGCGGCGACGCGACCTGCCGCCCCGCGACATCGTCGAGCGCGACGGGCTGCGGGTGACCGCGCTGGCGCTGACCGTCCTCGAGGCCGCGGTGCGCCGGCGGGACGGCGTGCAACTGCTGGACCGCGCGCTGCAGCGACAGGTCGCGCTGCCCGACCTGTGGCGCGCCCAACTGCGCAACAAGGGCCGCCACGGCTCCCCCGCCGCGCGCCGACTGCTGCGCGCCGCCGCCGACGGGGCGCGCTCGGAGGCCGAGCGCCTGCTGGTCAAGATCCTGCGCGAGGCCGGGTTCACCGGCTGGAAGACCAACCACCCCGTCGCCGGGTACAGGGTCGATGTCGCGTTCGTCGCCGCGAAGGTCGCCATCGAGGCCGACGGCTTCGCCTACCACACCGACACCGTGGCGTTCCAGGTCGACCGCAACCGGCAGAACATCATCGCGCTGCACGGCTGGAAGGTGTTGCGGTTCACCTGGCTTGACCTCACCGCGTATCCGGACCGGGTGATCGCCGAGATCTCCGCGGCGACGGGGCAGATTCCGTCAGCCGAGCATGCGGCGCAGTGA
- a CDS encoding DUF429 domain-containing protein, which translates to MHFVGLDLAWGERNPTGVAVLDADGRLRHLGTAGDDASILAALAPFTAGDCLVAIDAPLIVPNRTGHRPAEREFNRVFARFHAGARPAFADKPELADPRAARLARALDLDIDPSSASRRRAAEVYPHPATVVLFGLDKTLKYKRGAFADRRTALLRLITLIEGLEHATPALRLDDAWAALHQRVRAATRPSELRREEDPVDAVLCAYVALFWHHRPHDVTVYGDHATGYLITPSLPPGRAAKPSRTHGD; encoded by the coding sequence ATGCACTTCGTTGGGCTGGATCTGGCCTGGGGTGAGCGCAACCCGACCGGGGTTGCGGTGCTCGATGCCGACGGGCGGCTGCGGCACCTCGGCACCGCCGGCGACGACGCGAGCATCCTCGCCGCGCTGGCGCCGTTCACCGCCGGTGACTGCCTGGTCGCCATCGACGCCCCACTGATCGTGCCCAACCGCACCGGCCACCGGCCCGCGGAGCGGGAGTTCAACCGGGTGTTCGCGCGGTTCCACGCCGGCGCCCGGCCCGCGTTCGCCGACAAGCCCGAGCTCGCCGATCCGCGCGCCGCCCGGTTGGCCCGCGCGCTGGATCTGGACATCGATCCGTCCTCGGCGTCGCGACGGCGTGCCGCCGAGGTGTACCCGCACCCGGCGACCGTGGTGCTGTTCGGCCTGGACAAGACGCTGAAGTACAAGCGCGGCGCGTTCGCCGACCGCAGGACCGCGCTGCTGCGGCTGATCACGTTGATCGAGGGCCTGGAACACGCCACCCCCGCGCTGCGCCTCGACGACGCGTGGGCGGCCCTGCACCAGCGGGTGCGGGCAGCGACCCGGCCCAGTGAGCTCCGCCGTGAGGAGGATCCCGTCGACGCCGTGCTGTGCGCCTACGTCGCCCTGTTCTGGCATCACCGCCCGCACGACGTCACCGTCTACGGCGACCACGCGACGGGCTACCTCATCACCCCCAGCCTGCCACCCGGGCGCGCCGCGAAACCCTCACGGACGCACGGTGATTAG
- a CDS encoding TetR/AcrR family transcriptional regulator yields the protein MLVVTAAVTPKGERRRYALVSAAADLLCEGGFDAVRHRAVARRAGLPLASTTYYFSSLDDLIARAVEHVGEREAEQLRARVAMLSRRRRGAESTADILVDLLVEEAAGQRASEQLISRYERYIACARHPMLRDIQRRILRQRTEAVIEVVERSGRAVRPEYVNALVNAVDGAVVAALVSDGAGPRASARATLIDVIDVLAPIDERVAQV from the coding sequence ATGCTAGTCGTGACGGCAGCGGTCACTCCCAAGGGGGAACGCCGGCGGTACGCGCTGGTCAGCGCGGCTGCCGATCTCCTGTGCGAAGGCGGCTTCGACGCGGTGCGACACCGCGCCGTGGCTCGTCGTGCCGGGCTGCCGCTGGCGTCGACGACCTACTACTTCTCGTCGCTGGACGATCTGATCGCCCGCGCGGTCGAGCACGTCGGCGAGCGGGAGGCCGAACAGCTGCGGGCCCGGGTCGCGATGTTGTCCCGCCGTCGCCGCGGCGCCGAGTCCACCGCCGACATCCTCGTCGACCTGCTGGTCGAGGAGGCGGCCGGCCAGCGCGCCAGCGAGCAGCTGATCTCCCGCTACGAGCGCTACATCGCCTGCGCCCGCCACCCCATGCTGCGCGACATCCAGCGCCGGATCCTGCGCCAGCGCACCGAGGCCGTCATCGAGGTCGTCGAACGGTCGGGCCGGGCGGTGCGCCCCGAGTACGTCAACGCGTTGGTCAACGCCGTCGACGGCGCGGTGGTGGCGGCCCTGGTCTCCGACGGTGCCGGCCCCCGTGCGTCCGCCCGCGCGACGCTGATCGACGTGATAGACGTGTTGGCACCGATCGACGAGAGAGTGGCGCAGGTGTAG